Part of the Pseudomonas abietaniphila genome is shown below.
CTGGTGATCGCGACGGGGATGTCGGTGGGGACGTTGTTTACGTTGTTTGTGTTGCCGTGTGTTTATACGTTGCTGGCTTCGAAGGTTGGCTCGAAGACACCACTTTGATGCCGATCCCTGACAACAGCGCTTAACGCCAATGAAAAGGCCCCGATAAACGGGGCCTTCAGTCAGGTGGTTGCATCAGTGCTGTGGCCCCGATCCCTGTGCCAGACCGAACATCAACAACAACAGATCATGATCGGGTCGCGCCGGCAGCTCTACCTTTGCCACCCGTGGCAAAGGGCAATGCCCTTCGCCGTGGACTGCGCTCAGAATCTGTGGCCTGGGTTGCTCCCAGGCTGCCATGGCAATGGATGCAACACCCAACGCCCCGACCAAAAACAAACCTCGCGCCAGTTCTAACTTCATCGACCTAAACCTTTGATGGGGCTGCCAAACGCCGTCTCGTAAAAGTAGACGAGCTTCTTCCAGTCTGCTGGCTGGAACGACGAATGGCGACGCAGTTGTTTCATGTCGTGCTGAGCCGCGCCATAAGCGGTCAGACGCTGGCGGCACTTCTCTAGGTCCAGCAAGGCGACTTCAGGTTTGGCGTTTGCGCCCTCACCCACCACACGCACAAAAACGTGTTTGATGTAGATGCAGCTGTGCTGCCAGCGGCCCTTGTGCATACGGGCCAGGTTTTCAGCCAGTTCCTTGAGCATCTGCTCGTAAACCGCTTCACCGTACTGCTCGCGGCCGCCCGCTTTGAGCCAGTTTTCGAACTCGTCGTAGCCGTCCAGCGAGGCGGTAACCAGCAGCGCACGCCACTCGTTGTTCTCGTCACGCTCTGCGCCGCAGAAGACCATGCGGGGAACGTTAACGTTGAGTTGGCGCAAGCCTTCCAGCGCATCACGCTCGCGCAGAACCGTCGGACGACCGAACGGATGCAGCCAGCTGCGGTAGATGTGTCCTGTCTGGCGCTTCACATACAGCAGACGACCGTTCTCCGACACGACGCGCTGTACGCCACTTTCCCCTCCGCGGCGTACGTTGGGCTCTTCAACCCACTCACCACGAGTGTTCCAGAAATAGGCAAAACGGTCCTTGGCGGGAACGCTCGACTCTGCTGCAAAATCCACGGCCATCCTGTTACCTCTTACGTAATAGATACACACGCCACATGGCGTACAACGGCAGGAAGTCCAGTCGCTCCTGGATGCGAAATCCTGCCTGTTCAAATTCGGCTTCTACTGTTGCCACCGGTAACACAAAGCGGTTCTGGTAACCCTCTTGCTGACGGTTACGCTCCGCACGTTTGCGCTTCCATGCCTTGAAGTTGCCGTCGACCCAGAGCGATATGATCACGCTGTCACGGGTCACACGGTGAAACTCCTTCAGCAACACCGCTCTGTCCTGAGCGTTTCCAACGTGGTGCAGGAGTCGCATGCAAAAGATGCTGTCGACTGCATTGTCCGGCATATCGATAGCAAACGCAGAAGTCTGCAAGGGTTGTACCCGTTTGACCACCTCAGCGGGCTGTGACTCGCAAGCCGTCTTGACCATGGACGCCGAATTGTCGGCACCGATGATCACGCGATTGGCCTTTTCCGCCAACAATGGCCAGAAACGACCCGCACCGCATGGAAGATCGAGTACCAGTCCGGGCTCACCCGCCAATGCCAACGCGCGTCTGGCCAGTTGTTTGTCGCGACGATCAGACAACCGTCTTGCCAATCCGTCCTTGTGCTTGCGTAAATATTTTTTTGCGTGCTCGTCGTTATATTTACGCGAGAAATCCAGCTCGATCCGTTTGCTCATGGCCGTATCTCCTAAGGGTGATACGACGAAAACTAGGCGGATTTACGTGACTGTCAGGTCATGTAATTGTGAAAAAAACGTCCTTTGGTCGCCGCAAATGTTACGAGGTTTTTCCAGAAGATAGGGCTAGCATAGGGCCATGATCAGCATGATCGCAGCAACATTTACACTCTCTGTACAAACCGCACATTCAAGGGTCAGGGAGATCAGCCGGCCACTTTCCTGAGTTCTACCGTGAACCGGCAGCCATTTGGCTCCATCGTGTCGAGGGTCACCGTCCAGCCCTGGTTCTCGCAAATGCGTTGCACCAGCGACAGGCCCAGCCCCAGGCCTTCACCCCGTTGCTCGTTACCCCGAACGAATGGCTGGAACATTGCCTCCCGCTTTTCTTCGGGTATGCCGACACCCGAGTCTTCAACGGTGAAGCCCTGTGGCAGCAGCGTGAGGCGGATAAACCCTCGATCGGTGTAGTGAAGGGCGTTGCGCAACAGGTTGCCCATCACGGCGTACAAAAAGGTCGCGTTATAGGTGGTTTGAGACGCGTTGTCAGGGTGATATTCCAGCAACAGACCTTTGGCTTCGATGGGCTCGCGCCAAAGCGTCAAAAGCTGTTGTGCCGCCGCTTGCAACGACAGTTGCGGATTCATGCCCGCATCGTCCCGTTGAGTGCGCGCCAGCATGAGGAAAGTCTGCACCAGGTCGCGCATCTCTTCACACGCCCGCCCTACCCGTTCGACCTGTGCGCGGGCGCGCTGATCAAGCGCCGGGTTCTCCAGCAACAGTTCGCAGGAGCTGGCCAACACCATCAACGGTGTTCGCAACTCATGGCTCACGTCGCTGGTGAACATGCGCTCTCGGGTCAGGGCGTCGCGCAAGCGACCCAGGGTTGCGTCGAACGCCACGGCCAGCTCACCCACTTCGTCGGCGGCGTAATCCGGCGCAAGCGGCGGTGCGAGCCCGAGCAATTGATCCCGATGACGCACCTGACGCGCCAGCCGAACCACCGGCGCCATCACGCGGCGTGCAAGCACCCACCCCAGGAAAACCGCCAACGCCAGCGCCAGCACGAAACCGATCAGCACGACGGCAAACAGTACGCGCTCACGCTCTTCGAAATCGCTTTGATCCTGCAACAGCACGTAATGACGGCCGTCGACCACTTCCACCATGGCGTGATACGACAGCGGGCCACGAAACACCTCGTGAAACCCCGGCTCCAGATGGCGAAGGTCCTTGGGCAAATCAAAATCGCCAGGTCCGCCGCTGAAATAGAACAGTTGGTCCGGCTCCGGGCGATGGCTCCAGTCCTCGACACTGTCCATGAGCAGCAGGCGCGTCAGGTCACCGCCTAACCCGGCAGAAATCAGCTTTTCTTCAACCAGGTGCACCGTCGCGACGATACCCATGGCAAACGACCCCGCAACCAGCGCACTCATCAATGCAAAGGCAATGATGATCCGCTGCGCAAGGCTCTGCTTAAACTCCATCGCGGCCCTCGGCCAGGCGATACCCGACACCGTGCACGGTTTGCAGCAGAGGCTTGGCGAATGGCTTGTCGATCACCTGACGCAACTGGTGAACGTGGCTGCGCAGACTGTCGCTGTCCGGACAGTCATCGCCCCACAGCGCTTCTTCCAGCACTTCACGGCGCAGCACATGTGGGCTTTTCTGCATCAACACGGCCAGCAGCTTCAGACCCACCGGGTTGAGTTTGAGCAGACGACCCTCGCGGGTCACCTCCAGGGTGTCCAGGTCGTAAATCAGCTCGGCCACCTGCAAGGTCCGGCGACCGCCGCCCTGCGCACGACGCAACACCGCTTCTATCCGCGCAGCCAGTTCCGACAACGCGAACGGCTTGAGCAGGTAGTCGTCAGCACCCGAGCGGAAACCCTGCAGACGGTCATCGAGCTGGTCACGGGCGGTCAGCATGATCACGGGTGTATCGCGACGGGCATCCTCACGCAGACGTTTGCACAGCGTGTAGCCATCGATGCCCGGCAGCATGATGTCGAGCACGATCAAGTCGTAATGTTCGGTTGCGGCCAGATGCAGACCGGAAAGCCCGTCCTGGGCGCAATCGACGGTGTAGCCCTTCAAACCCAGGTAGTCGGCCAGGTTCGCCAGGATATCGCGGTTGTCTTCAACCAGCAGAATTCTCATGGGCGCATGTCTCCCTATACGGATGTCGGCATGACCTGGCGCGGTCCCGTGTTGCGGACTCATTCAGGTCAGAGTTGGCGGCAGCTTACGGCCAAGCGCGCCAGAGGGCCAGCTTCGCCGTGCATAACGTTTTTTTCACTCCCGGTTCACAGACCGCCGACAGCCTTCAACCCACACTGCCGAATGCTCTCGGTCTACCTTGCGAGCCCCTCCTCGCCACAACACGGGATTCACCATGTCTGAAGTCTTCGCACGGCCCGCTTCACGCCCGATCAACCTGTGGGTATATCTCGGCATTCCAGCGGTGACCGCCCTTGTCTTGCTGTTATTGGAACTGACGTCGCTGGACATGGACATCGCCAAGCTGGCCTATGACCCGTCCGCTGGCGGATTCATCGGCAAGCACAGTTATTTTCTGGAAAACGTGTTGCACGACCGGGCGAAACAGGTGGTCATTGCGCTGGGTGTGCTGTCGTTCGCCGGCTTTGTCGCTTCTTTTTTTATAGGAAAGCTCAAACCCTGGAAACGTGAATTAGGTTGTCTGGTGCTGTCGATGGCCCTGTCGACAAGTTTCGTAACGCCGATGAAAGCCGTCACGGCGGTGCAATGCCCATGGAGCCTGACGGAGTTTGGCGGCCAGGAGCAGTACAGCGAGCTGCTGAGCCCGCGTCCTCAGACGGACAAGCCGGGTCGTTGCTGGCCAGGCGGTCATGCGGCGACCGGTTTTACGTTGTTTGCGCTGTTCTTTGTGTTTCGTGATCGCAAGCCGCGCCTGGCCAAAGCGGGCCTGATCTTCGCGTTTGGCCTCGGGACCGTGTTCTCGGTAGGGCGAATGCTGCAGGGCGCGCACTTTTTCTCGCACAACATCTGGACGGCGGTGTTCTGTTGGCTGATCTGTCTGGGAGCTTATTACGCTGTGCTCTACCGGCCGGTGGGTAAGAAGGAGAAGGTGTTGGGGGGTGAGCCGGTTTCGGGCTAGCGCTTTGTTTGCTGATGCCGCTGTGGGATTTGTGTGGATATCCGGTAGTTGCGGTGGTGCTGCGTTTTTTGGTTCGTCCTAACGTCCGAACTGTTCCGCCTTCGGCGGGTTACTTGATAAGCCCCCAAGCAACCAAGGGTCCTAGCTCCTGGTTTGGCGACTCCTTCGTCGTCGTACCCTCTCTCCGGCGACGCTCCGTGGGCCCGCCGCCATCGGCCATCCATGGCCGGGGGCGGCTCTCGCGGCATCCATGCCGCTCGGCCCACTCCACGCCACCTGCGTTCAGCCTGCACCCAAGTCGCGTTTGGCGGTGTCTGCCCTGTCGCGTACAAGAGCAACGCTGGCTGGAGCTAACGCTCTTCGCATTTTGATCCGTGCAACACTCTCCCGCACTTCACCCTTATCTGGACTGCGCCATTAACTGTAGGAGCGCGCTTGCCCGCGATCTGCCGGGAACCGGCAGCAAGACCTGTGCATGCAGGGTGTCAGGCAGAATCGAGTCGCCTTGTTTTGCTACCGCTACGCGGTAGATCGCGGGCAAGCGCGCTCCTACAGGAACTGCATCAACCTTACGTTTCTGTTTCTGGTCTGGAGCTAACGCTCTTCGCTTTTTGATTCGTGCATCCATCTCCCTCGCCCCACTTCTGAGAGTAGGAGCGTGGCTTGTCCCGCGATCTGCCGGGCACCGGCAGCAAATCCAGAGCATGCGGTGTATCTGGTACAACCGAGTCGCCTGATTTTGCTACCGCTGCGCGGTAGATCGCGGGACGAGTCTGTTCTGGTCAAGTAATCCCGGACACCGGTTACGGTAATCAAGCTGCCTGCTGCTCCATGGCTATTGGCGACAGGTAGTTGTTGTAGCTGTGGAGCCTGGTTCGGTTGTATCGCATAAAGAAGCTGGTCATGTCCCGTCTGGCTTCTTCGATCTCTGTATAGCCCTTGGCGGGTACCCATTCTGATTTGAGCGTGCCAAAGAATCGCTCCGTCGGCGCATTGTCCCAGCACTGGCCTCTGCGGCTCATGCTTTGGGTGATGCCATGCTCAAGCAGTCCAGCCTGGAAGCGTTGGCTGGTACTGGCAGCCTTGATCCGAATGAAACATCAGACCTGCATGCCTGCCTCGTACTTCTACCGCCATCCTGAGCGCTTTGGTGACCAGGTTGGCGTCATTGATCAGAGAAAATGCCCACCCAACGACTCGTCGGGCGAACAGGTCGATGACCACGGCCAAGTGGTACCAACGTTTCCCGACCATCAGACTGGTAACGTCGCCGCACCAGACCTGATTGATGGCTGCTGGCTGAAAATTACGTTCAAGCAGATTCTTGGCCACAAATGCCTCAACCCCTCTGGAGCGATACGGGTGGCGACGGCGCTGCCTGCTGGTCAGGTTTGCCTCTGCCATGAGTTTTCCAGCCAGATACCTTCCAACCCTGAGCTGCTGGGCCTTCAAACACTGAGAAATCATTCTCGCCCCCGCACTTTCTCTGCTTTCAGCATGCAATTGCACGACCTTTGCCCGGAGCACGTCACGCTTGGCATCCGGCGCTGAACGACGATGAAGCCAGTCATAGAACGCGCTGCGAGAAACGCCCAGCGCGTCACAAAGCTGGCAGGTCGGATACGAGCCTGACTCTCTCAGCTCCTCGATCAGGAAAAACGATCGGGATCCGACATTAAGAGAGCGGTAGCCTTTTTTAAGATTTCGGCCTCGGTCTCAAGGCGTTTGATCTTGGCGCGTAACTGCTGGAGTTCTCGCTGCTCATCGCTGATCGCCTTGGTGCCTGCAACGGGCTGTCCTTTTTGGCGTTCTTTACGAACCTGATCAACCCAGCGGCGCAGAGCCGTAGGACCGACGTCCATTGATGCGCAGACATCGGGAACCGAACAGTTATCGTCAAGAACCATGCTTGCAGCACGTTGCTTGAACTCGCGGGTATAGGTCTTTCGTTCTTGCATGGAACCTCCTGAATAGGCGAATCATATCGCCCTTAAGAGGTGTCCGAGATCATTAGGCCAGTTCAGCCACACTCCTACAGGAACTGCATCAACCTTACGTTTCTGTTTCTGGTCTGGAGCTAACGCTCTTCGCTTTTTGATTCGTGCATCCATCTCCCGAACTCCACTGCTGAGAGTAGGAGCGTGGCTTGTCCCGCGATCTGCCGGGCACCGGCAGCAAATCCAGTGCATGCGGCGTATCTGGCACAACCGAGTCGCCTGATTTTGCTACCGCTGCGCGGTAGATCGCGGGACGAGCCATGCTCCTACAGGAACTGCATCAACCTTACGTTTCTGTTTCTGGTCTGGAGCTAACGCTCTTCGCTTTTTGATTCGTGCATCCATCTCCCTCGCTCCACTTCTGAGAGTAGGAGCGTGGCTTGTCCCGCGATCTGCCGGGCACCGGCAGCAAACCCAGTGCATGCGGTGTATCTGGTACAACCGAGTCGCCTGATTTTGCTACCGCTGCGCGGTAGATCGCGGGACGAGCCACGCTCCTACGCCTTCGGCAGAGGCAGAGGCAGAGCAGCAAGCTGCTCCTGCTCTCGCTTTTGATCTTCATACCGCGAACTTCCAGACACCGCAAAACGCGACTTGGGTGCAGGCTGAACGCAGGTGGCGCGGAGTGGGCCAAGCGGCAGGGATGCCGCGAGAGCGCCGTCAGGACATGGATGTCCGTTCGGCGCGGGCCACGGAGCGTCGCCGGAGTGAAGGTACCTCGACGAAGTCGAGGCCAATCCAGGAGCAAATGGTTTTGGTTACTTTTCCCGAAAGAAAAGTGACCCGCTGTAAGAGCGGAACCATCATCCGCGCCGCCGCAGATAACAGATATACACCCCACCCCAAAGCCACCAACCCCCAAACAGCGTCCATAAAAAAACCCCGCCGAAGCGGGGTTTTTCTTACAGCTAAAAGCGGGTAGGGCCGACTTACATCATGCCGCCCATGCCACCCATGCCGCCCATGTCTGGCATACCACCACCAGCTGGCTTGTCTTCTGCCACATCAGCGATCATCGCTTCGGTGGTGATCATCAGACTGGCAATGGAGGACGCCGCCTGCAGAGCAGAACGGGTCACTTTAGCCGGGTCCAGAATACCCATTTCGATCATGTCGCCGTACTCGCCGGTCGCAGCGTTGTAACCGAAGTTACCCGAACCCTGCTTGACCTTGTCGACCACAACGCTTGGCTCGTCGCCGGAGTTGGCAACGATCTGACGCAGAGGCGCTTCAACAGCACGACGCAGCAGAGCGATACCGACGTCCTGATCGGCGTTGTCGCCTTTCAGTTCGGAGATAGCTTGCAGCGAGCGAACCAGTGCCACGCCACCGCCAGGTACCACGCCTTCTTCAACGGCTGCACGGGTAGCGTGCAGGGCGTCTTCAACGCGGGCTTTCTTCTCTTTCATTTCAACTTCGGAACCGGCACCGACCTTGATCACAGCAACGCCGCCGGACAGCTTGGCCAGACGCTCTTGCAGTTTCTCTTTGTCGTAGTCCGACGAAGTGTCACCGATTTGCTGACGGATCTGAGCGATACGACCGTCGATGTCAGCTTTAACGCCAGCACCGTCGATGATGGTGGTGTTTTCTTTGTTCAGCACGACGCGCTTGGCGTTACCCAGGTGCTCCAGGGTAGTGCTTTCCAGGCTCAGACCGATCTCTTCGGAGATAACGGTACCGCCGGTCAGGACAGCGATGTCCTGCAGCATGGCCTTGCGACGATCGCCGAAGCCTGGTGCCTTGACGGCAGCGACTTTGACGATACCGCGCATGTTGTTCACAACCAGAGTCGCCAGGGCTTCGCCTTCAACGTCTTCGGCAACGATCAGCAGAGGACGGCCGGCTTTGGCAACGGCTTCCAGGACTGGCAGCATTTCGCGGATGTTGGAGATCTTCTTGTCAACCAGCAGCAGCAGCGGGCTGTCCAGCTCGGCAACCATGGTGTCCGGCTTGTTGATGAAGTACGGGGACAGGTAGCCACGGTCGAACTGCATGCCTTCTACAACCGACAGTTCGTTTTCCAGACCCGAACCTTCTTCAACGGTGATAACGCCGTCTTTGGTCACTTTTTCCATGGCTTCGGCAATGATGTCGCCGATGGAATTGTCGGAGTTGGCCGAGATAGTACCGACCTGGGCGATTGCCTTGGTGTCGGTGCAAGGCTTGGACAGCAACTTCAGCTGAGCAACGATGGCGATGGTCGCCTTGTCGATGCCGCGCTTGAGGTCCATCGGGTTCATGCCGGCAGCGACGGCTTTCAGGCCTTCGTTGACGATGGCTTGAGCCAGAACGGTAGCAGTGGTGGTACCGTCACCAGCATCGTCGTTCGCACGGGAGGCAACGTCTTTGACCAGCTGCGCGCCCATGTTTTCGAAACGGTCTTTCAGTTCGATTTCTTTGGCAACCGATACACCGTCTTTGGTGATCAGCGGAGCGCCGAAGCTTTTCTCGATGATGACGTTACGGCCTTTCGGGCCCAGGGTCGCTTTTACTGCGTCAGCCAGGACGTTCACACCGGCGAGCATTTTTTTACGGCCAACGTCGCCGAACTTAACTTCTTTAGCAGCCATGATCGATATTCCTTAAATACTTTGTAGTAACGGGAAAATACGGGGTATCAACTCAGCCTTCGACGACCGCGAGAATTTCGTTCTCGCTCATCACCAGCAGGTCTTCGCCGTCAACTTTCACAGTGTTGCTGCCGGAGTAAGGGCCGAACACCACTTTGTCACCCACTTTCACGGCCAGCGCACGTACTTCACCGTTGTCCAGGATGCGACCGGCACCGACAGCGATGATTTCGCCACGGTTTGGTTTCTCAGCAGCCGAACCAGGCAGCACGATACCGCCAGCAGTTTTGGTTTCTTCTTCGCTGCGACGGATTACGACGCGGTCATGCAGAGGACGAAGCTTCATTGTCGATCTCCTAATTATGGTTTTTGAACGCCCGGTGTTGGCACCGGCGGGTTAAAACATCCGGGCTTGCCGGTTACGGTTCGCGAGCGAACCGCAGAATACGGTCTGACGAAATGCGCCAGAAACCTTGCGGTGACCCATACATAAGGGCGGGCAAGCTGATTACAAGGCTCACCGAAGAAATTTTTTAAGGGAATCGAGGTCATGGAAGCGAACACGGCACCCGAAGGTGCCGTGTGGATCAAGCCGTGGAATCACTTTTTGTCGAGCGGCTCGAACTCGCCCTCGATCACTTCGCCTTCGATCACTTCAGGCTGACGTGAAGCGGGACGGCCGGCGCCCGGACTCGATCCTGCAGAACGCAAGTCGTCCGCGAACGCACGCTGGCGGGTCGCCGAAGCCTCGGCGCGCTGGCGTACCTTGTTCACCAGCAGGCGGCGGGTAAACGGCATCAGGCAGATCAGGCCCAAAACGTCGCTGATGAAACCCGGCAGCACCAGCAGGCCGCCACCGACGGTCATCATCAGTCCATCCATCATCTGCTGAGCGGGCAATTCGCCTCGCGCCAGACTCTCACGGGCGCTCATGGCCGTCGCAAGACCGGCGACACGGACCACGAAAACGCCAAGCATGGAGCCTGCGACAACCAGCAGGAACGTCGCCAGGAAGCCGATGGACATTCCGACTTTCACCAGCACGAACAGCTCGATCACTGGAAAAAGCAATAAAAGCAGTAAAAAAGCGCGCATCAAATCAGTTCCTCAACGGAAGGAGTCTTCCAGTAGACACTAGGTGATGTCGCAAGGTTGTAAATTCAAGCCTCGGCGGCTTCAGCGGTCGGCCATTTTTCTGCGTGAGCCAGCTGAACCAGGGCCTGGCGGACTTGTGTCGGCGTATTACAAGGTTCCGGAAACGCCAGCCAGTACAGCCC
Proteins encoded:
- a CDS encoding lipopolysaccharide kinase InaA family protein, with the protein product MAVDFAAESSVPAKDRFAYFWNTRGEWVEEPNVRRGGESGVQRVVSENGRLLYVKRQTGHIYRSWLHPFGRPTVLRERDALEGLRQLNVNVPRMVFCGAERDENNEWRALLVTASLDGYDEFENWLKAGGREQYGEAVYEQMLKELAENLARMHKGRWQHSCIYIKHVFVRVVGEGANAKPEVALLDLEKCRQRLTAYGAAQHDMKQLRRHSSFQPADWKKLVYFYETAFGSPIKGLGR
- a CDS encoding class I SAM-dependent methyltransferase; amino-acid sequence: MSKRIELDFSRKYNDEHAKKYLRKHKDGLARRLSDRRDKQLARRALALAGEPGLVLDLPCGAGRFWPLLAEKANRVIIGADNSASMVKTACESQPAEVVKRVQPLQTSAFAIDMPDNAVDSIFCMRLLHHVGNAQDRAVLLKEFHRVTRDSVIISLWVDGNFKAWKRKRAERNRQQEGYQNRFVLPVATVEAEFEQAGFRIQERLDFLPLYAMWRVYLLRKR
- a CDS encoding sensor histidine kinase, encoding MEFKQSLAQRIIIAFALMSALVAGSFAMGIVATVHLVEEKLISAGLGGDLTRLLLMDSVEDWSHRPEPDQLFYFSGGPGDFDLPKDLRHLEPGFHEVFRGPLSYHAMVEVVDGRHYVLLQDQSDFEERERVLFAVVLIGFVLALALAVFLGWVLARRVMAPVVRLARQVRHRDQLLGLAPPLAPDYAADEVGELAVAFDATLGRLRDALTRERMFTSDVSHELRTPLMVLASSCELLLENPALDQRARAQVERVGRACEEMRDLVQTFLMLARTQRDDAGMNPQLSLQAAAQQLLTLWREPIEAKGLLLEYHPDNASQTTYNATFLYAVMGNLLRNALHYTDRGFIRLTLLPQGFTVEDSGVGIPEEKREAMFQPFVRGNEQRGEGLGLGLSLVQRICENQGWTVTLDTMEPNGCRFTVELRKVAG
- the colR gene encoding two-component system response regulator ColR encodes the protein MRILLVEDNRDILANLADYLGLKGYTVDCAQDGLSGLHLAATEHYDLIVLDIMLPGIDGYTLCKRLREDARRDTPVIMLTARDQLDDRLQGFRSGADDYLLKPFALSELAARIEAVLRRAQGGGRRTLQVAELIYDLDTLEVTREGRLLKLNPVGLKLLAVLMQKSPHVLRREVLEEALWGDDCPDSDSLRSHVHQLRQVIDKPFAKPLLQTVHGVGYRLAEGRDGV
- a CDS encoding phosphatase PAP2 family protein, producing MSEVFARPASRPINLWVYLGIPAVTALVLLLLELTSLDMDIAKLAYDPSAGGFIGKHSYFLENVLHDRAKQVVIALGVLSFAGFVASFFIGKLKPWKRELGCLVLSMALSTSFVTPMKAVTAVQCPWSLTEFGGQEQYSELLSPRPQTDKPGRCWPGGHAATGFTLFALFFVFRDRKPRLAKAGLIFAFGLGTVFSVGRMLQGAHFFSHNIWTAVFCWLICLGAYYAVLYRPVGKKEKVLGGEPVSG
- a CDS encoding integrase core domain-containing protein produces the protein MSRRGQCWDNAPTERFFGTLKSEWVPAKGYTEIEEARRDMTSFFMRYNRTRLHSYNNYLSPIAMEQQAA
- a CDS encoding IS3 family transposase, producing the protein MIEELRESGSYPTCQLCDALGVSRSAFYDWLHRRSAPDAKRDVLRAKVVQLHAESRESAGARMISQCLKAQQLRVGRYLAGKLMAEANLTSRQRRRHPYRSRGVEAFVAKNLLERNFQPAAINQVWCGDVTSLMVGKRWYHLAVVIDLFARRVVGWAFSLINDANLVTKALRMAVEVRGRHAGLMFHSDQGCQYQPTLPGWTA
- a CDS encoding transposase translates to MQERKTYTREFKQRAASMVLDDNCSVPDVCASMDVGPTALRRWVDQVRKERQKGQPVAGTKAISDEQRELQQLRAKIKRLETEAEILKKATALLMSDPDRFS
- the groL gene encoding chaperonin GroEL (60 kDa chaperone family; promotes refolding of misfolded polypeptides especially under stressful conditions; forms two stacked rings of heptamers to form a barrel-shaped 14mer; ends can be capped by GroES; misfolded proteins enter the barrel where they are refolded when GroES binds), producing the protein MAAKEVKFGDVGRKKMLAGVNVLADAVKATLGPKGRNVIIEKSFGAPLITKDGVSVAKEIELKDRFENMGAQLVKDVASRANDDAGDGTTTATVLAQAIVNEGLKAVAAGMNPMDLKRGIDKATIAIVAQLKLLSKPCTDTKAIAQVGTISANSDNSIGDIIAEAMEKVTKDGVITVEEGSGLENELSVVEGMQFDRGYLSPYFINKPDTMVAELDSPLLLLVDKKISNIREMLPVLEAVAKAGRPLLIVAEDVEGEALATLVVNNMRGIVKVAAVKAPGFGDRRKAMLQDIAVLTGGTVISEEIGLSLESTTLEHLGNAKRVVLNKENTTIIDGAGVKADIDGRIAQIRQQIGDTSSDYDKEKLQERLAKLSGGVAVIKVGAGSEVEMKEKKARVEDALHATRAAVEEGVVPGGGVALVRSLQAISELKGDNADQDVGIALLRRAVEAPLRQIVANSGDEPSVVVDKVKQGSGNFGYNAATGEYGDMIEMGILDPAKVTRSALQAASSIASLMITTEAMIADVAEDKPAGGGMPDMGGMGGMGGMM
- a CDS encoding co-chaperone GroES, giving the protein MKLRPLHDRVVIRRSEEETKTAGGIVLPGSAAEKPNRGEIIAVGAGRILDNGEVRALAVKVGDKVVFGPYSGSNTVKVDGEDLLVMSENEILAVVEG
- a CDS encoding FxsA family protein produces the protein MRAFLLLLLLFPVIELFVLVKVGMSIGFLATFLLVVAGSMLGVFVVRVAGLATAMSARESLARGELPAQQMMDGLMMTVGGGLLVLPGFISDVLGLICLMPFTRRLLVNKVRQRAEASATRQRAFADDLRSAGSSPGAGRPASRQPEVIEGEVIEGEFEPLDKK